TCAACTTTTTTAAGCAAGGAATCTCCCTTTTAAACGAAACCCACTGGAAGAACCAGTATGAAATTTCTTTCGAATTGTATTCCGAAAAAGCCGCCTGCGAATATAGCGCAGCCCTCCTTGAGGACTGCGAGCGGGACGTAAAAATAGTATTGGAAAATGCGATCGGACAGGACCATAAAACCGCAATATATCAAATTTATCTTAATTTACTCTATCAATTGAATCGACATCGGGAAGGAATCGAGATCGGAATTGAAGCTCTTAAATATCTAGGTATCACGATACCGAAAAACGTTAAGAAAGCTCATATAGCGCTTCTTTACGCTCGATTTAGAATTCGATTGGGAGCTAAAAAAGCCAGAGATTTGGTGGAATTACCCGAAATCACCGACAAGCGCGTTTTTAACGTATGTGCAATCATTTACGATTTAGTCCCTTCCTCATACCAAGTTTTTCCGGATTTAATGGGCTATATCAGTCTACTAATGGCCCTGCATTGTTTAAAATACGGGAATTCGATTTACTCGGGATTCGCTTACGCAATGACTGCGGTAATAATGTCGGGAGTGACGAAAGAATTGGAAGGAGCCTTTAAATTCGCAGAACTAGCCGAGACACTTTCGGAAAAATATTACGATATAGGCGTAAAAGCGAAAGTTCACTTTGCAATCGGAAATTTTAATATACATTGGGTGCTGCCCATGCGTGAGCATAAGTGGTACGTCGACACCGCTTTAAAAACTGCTCTCGAGGCAGGTACAATTAATTGGGCCGATTATTCGATGACTTTTTCGAGAATCCAAAGCATCTTCTTCACGGATAAGAATCTGGAATCCATTTTGGAGGAGAACGAAAAGATCTACGAAATGTATTTAAAACACAAAGATAGAGAGGTGATTCTGAATCATTACTTTATCCTGAATTTTTTAAATAATTTAACGATTAATGATAATAATTCCGCCGATCCATATTCTTTTAACGAGGAGGATTACGAAAGGGAAATGCTAACTCCCGGGAATTTTACGATTCGCACTTATTATCATACCTTAAAAATGATTCAGAGCTTCATGCACGAAAATTGGGAGGCCGCGCTCTCGCACGGTTGGAAAGGATTCCGGATCGTATTGGAAGTTTTGGGAAATATGCTCGATTTTCAACTTCGTTATTATTTTGTGCTATCTTGTCTTTCGTATCAAATTTCGACCAAGAAATCCCTAAGCCTGAAGTTTAGGTTAGCTTATAAATTGAATCGTTTTTTGTTGCGATATTACAGTAAAAAAAACCCGGTGAATTTCTTAGCCCACGACTTGTTGGTTTCCGCTTTAGAGGCTCAGTTGGAGGGTAGACAAAACCAAGCTGGGGCTTATTTCGAGAAGGCGGTAAAAGAATCGCATCTAGCCGGCTTTTCAATCAATGAAGCGTTAGTGAACGAATACACTGCAAAATTCTATATCGCTAACGATATCGAAAAAGCCGCGACTGCATACATGACCGAGGCGGTTTATTTATATTCTAGTTGGGGAGCTACGGCAAAGGTAAAACAGCTTGAAGAGAATTACGGACACTATATTCGAAAATCCAATTCCGCTAAAAAGATGGATTCTATAAGTTTGCGCGAAACACATTCGTCCACTGACAATAATCGATCGAATACACTGGACTTAACCACGATATTAAAAGCATCGCAAGCAGTTTCCGGCGAAATCCGGCTCGATAAACTTCTTTCCGAATTAATGCAAAACTTAATTCAAAATACGGGTGCAGAAAAAGGACTTTTAGTTCTGGAAGAAAATAGGAACTGGGTTATTCGAGCCGAAGGTAGCGCGAACGGTACGATAGATGTTCTAAGTTCCGAATTATTACTCCAAAGTAAAAAGATTCCCAGAACGATTATCAACTATGTTCTGAGAAGCAAGCAACCCATCGTCTTAAGTCGAGCTTGGTTAGATATTCAGTTTCAAAACGACCCGTATATTATAGAAGTGAAGCCGCAATCGATTCTGTGTGCACCGATTATGAATCAAGGGAGATTGAGCGGAGCGGTTTATCTTGAAAATCGTCTGACGGCCGATGCCTTTACGCCGGATCGCCTTCAAGTCGTTAATATACTCTCATCTCAGGCGGCTATATCGCTTGAAAATTCGCTTTTATACGAAAATCTTGAACAGAAAGTGCGGGAACGTACGGAGGAATTATCCAGACTACTTCTTGAAATACAGGAACTCAAGCATCAACAAGATGCTGATTACTTTTTGACTTCCTTGCTGCTCGAACCTCTCGGCGAAAACAAAACCGGAGGTGAAAATGTAAAAATCGACTTCTTCTTAAGACAAAAAAAACATTTCACTTATAAGAATAAGGAATACTCGATCGGCGGGGATCTCTGCGGCGCTCATAATATTTTTCTGAAAAATAGAAAGTACACCGTCTTTATGAACGCGGATGCGATGGGGAAATCCATTCAAGGAGCCGCGGGAGCGTTAATAACCGGTTCGGTTTTCGAGTCGATCATTCAACGTACGAAGCTATCCGAATATTGGCAAAATTTTCTTCCCGAGCAATGGATTCGAAATAGTTTTACCGAACTTCAAAAAGTCTTTGAAAATCTTGAAGGAACAATGCTGATTTCGATCCTAATAGGAGCAGTCGATGAATTAACGGGCACGGTATATACGATCAATTCGGATTACCCGGCGCCGATTCTATTTAGAAAAGGCAAGGCTCAACATCTTCCTCCGTCGAATTTCTTTCTGAAATTAGGAGTAAATCCTTTTATAATTAACGAAAACAATAAGAGCAAAGCCCAAAAAATCGCGCATTACCTTTCCGTGGACATATTCACGCTTCGGGATGGGGATATACTAATCACAGGTTCGGACGGAAAGGATGATATTAATCTGCATTCCGGCGAAGACGGATTTCTTGAAAAAAACCAGGATGAAAATATGATTCTTCGTCTTATAGAGGAATCGAACGGAGATTTGGAAAAACTATACGAATCGATACGGGAGAAAGGCGAGCTTACCGACGATCTATCACTTATGCGACTCGCCTTTCGTAAATTTGGAAAGAGCAAAACCGTAATAACTCGAAATATTATCCAGACTCTTGATATATTCCGACAGAAGCAAATTGCTAACGATTGGGAGGGAGCAATTGTCGAACTCAAAAAATCGTACAAGCTCGGATACAAGCATCCTTCTCTTTTGAGGACGATGGCACGTCTATATTATAAACTAAAAAAATTCCGTGCAGCAAGTCTGTTCGCACATCGATATTTTCTATTGGAACCTGCGGATAACAGTAATCTATTTTTATTATCGCTCTCCCTTTTTCAAATCGGCCGAATTTCCCGCGCTTTGGAAACCGCCGAATGTCTAGTTTTGAGAAAAAGGGAACACGCAGGTTATCTGGTCCATTATGCGAATATATTAGCTACGACGGGCGATAAGACAGCCGAATCAATTCTACAAAGAGCCGAATTGTCGGATCCGAATCTTCCGTCCATCTCGAAGCTGCGAAAGAAAATAAATGAGAAAGTAAATCTCGCTAGACATACACGCAATGATTTTCGGTTCCCGATGATTGCCGGTTCCCGTTAAAATATATATTCTAATTTTAGAATATATCCAAGTCCTATATATGCATACTTATTACGTCGATGTAATCTATTGCATTCTCGTCGCGTATTGACCCGGTTTTCTGTTATAAGTCGTTCTTTGAATAAAATTCCAAGCATCTATTTACTTCGTTATCAGAACATAAAAAGAATCGATAGCCGCTTGCGAGATTATTTTTTATTCGTTTTTCTGTGAGTGAATTTAGTTTCCAGTATGTAATAAAGCACGGGTAACGCAAAAAGAGTGATACCGGTACCCGTGATAAGTCCGTAAACGATTACCGTTGCGAGCGGTCTTTGAACGTCGCTTCCGATTCCTGTCGCGATAGATGCCGGAAAAAGCCCGAGAGCTGCAACCGTAGCGGTCATCAAAATCGGCCTTAACCGATCCGTAGCACCCGATATAACCGCGAGCTTCAACGGTACTTTATTTTCTATCAATCCGTTTAGATGAGATACCATAATCACTCCATTTTGAATTGCGACTCCGAAGAGCGCGATAAAACCTACAGAGCTAGATACGTTTAAGGTCATTCCTCGTGCTATTAATGCAATAAGTCCTCCGAGAAGAGCCGCGGGCACGATACACAATAATAAAAAGGCATGTCGTAAATTTCCGAAGGCTACGTAGAGAAGCGTAAACATCACGCTTAATATAAGGGGAAGAATTATGGATAGTCTTCGATTCGCCCGTTCTTGATTCTCGAGTTGACCTCCCCAGACTATTCTATATTTCTTAGAATCGAATTTTATTTTGCGAGAAATATTATCCTTCGCTTCGGAAACGAACGAGGATAGATCTCGCCCATGAAGATTAACTTTAACGGTTAAGTGCCTTTGATTGGATTCCCTGGTAATCGTGCTTTCACCGGTCGTTAATTTTACGTTCGCGACTTGAGAAACGGGGATTTTTGCGCCATTCGGAGATGTGAGCATTAAATTGCTAATGGCTTCGGGGGTATTTCTAAACGCTTCCCCATATCGAACCGTTATATCGTACTTTTTCTCGCCGAGAAACAGATTTGAAATCGCTTGTCCCCCGATGGCCGCTTCTATCAAATCGGAGATATCGGATACGTTTAAACTATATCTTGCCGCGGTTCCTCGATCTATTTTTACCTGTATTTGAGGCAGGGGCGGTTCCTGGTCGATTCCGACATCGGAGGAACCGGGAGTCGATTTTAGCACATCCGCAATTTTTTTCGTAAGCTCTCGAGTCTCCTTAAAATCGTCTCCAAAAACCTTAATCACCAACTCGCTATGAGCACCGGAAATTTTATCGTTTACGTTATCGATCATCGGTTGGGAAAAGCTGATAGTGTATCCGGGCATTTTTAAATAGTGATTCCTGAGTACTCCTACAAGCTCCCTCTTGGTTCGACCGCTTTTCCAAGTATCATACGGTTTCAATCCTATCGAGCATTCGATATGCGATGGAGTCCAGGAATCCGTGCCGTCGTCATTTCGCCCGGTTTGGGTAATGACATGCGAGACTTCCTCGAACTTCAGCGTTTCTTTTCGCAATTCGTCGGCCATTTCCGAGCCTTTCGCTAGAGAAATTCCCGGAGGAAGCTGCACTTGAAGCCATATAGATCCTTCGTCCAACTCCGGTAAAAAATCCTTTCCGATAACGACAAAAAGGGCAAAGCATAGCAATAAGGCTCCGCCTGCGAACTGTAAAATCCTGACCGGATGTTCTATCAGAATAGTGATTCTTTTTTGATAAAGAAGCGTAATTTTTTCCAACCACTTATTGTGATAGAGTCTTTGAGGCTTTCTATAGGCTATATAAGAAATAGCCGGAATCAAAGTTAAAGCTATGAATAATGCACCAGCCAAAGCGTACCCGACCGTATAGGCCATCGGTGTAAATAATTTTCGTTCGATTCTTTCGAATGCAAAAAGAGGAAGATAGGCGGTTATTATGATTAGGGTGGCGAAGAAGATAGGGGAGGCCACTGCTGCGGCAACTTTTGCTACGTCAGGAATCTGTAATGTGTCAGTCTCTTTCTCCTCTTTCAATTTAAGAATGCTTTCCATCATGACAATGGAACCGTCGACGATAATGCCGAAATCAATGGCTCCTAACGAAAGCAAATTCGCGGGAATATTCGTGAAATTCATCAAGATGAATGCGATCAATAACGAGATCGGAATAGTTAGAGCGACTAGTAAAGCGCCTCTGACATTCCCCAAAAAAAGGATGAGAACTACTATCACCAATCCGATTCCTTCTAGAAGCGTTTTTGAGACGGTCCTGAGGGTAGTGTTCACGAGATCGATCCGATCCATATATGGAACGACTTTCACTCCCGAAGGGAGGAGTCCGTTATTCAGCTCGTCCACTTTCGAGTGAACTCCTTTAAGGACCGCACTCGGATTTTGGTATCTCAGCAGTAAAACGATTCCGGAAACCTCGTCGGTCTTAAAATCCCGCCCTAAGATTCCCTTTCTTCCGAGTTCGCCTAACTTTAAGTCTCCCAAGTCTTTCAAAAAAATCGGAATCCCTTTTCGAGTATCGACGACGATCCGTCCAAGATCTTCTAGCGAGCGAATCAATCCGATCCCTCTTACTACGTAGGCAAGGTCTCCCATTCTTAGGATACTTCCGCCGGAATTCGTATTATTCTTTTGAATGGTGTCGATGACCTGAGCCAAAGATATATTGAACTGATTCAATTTATTCGGATCAATTTCCAACTGAAATTGGGTAGTAATGCCGCCGAAATTTGAAACATCGGCAACGCCGATCACCTGCTTCAACTTAGGAATCACTACCCATCGCTGCAATTCCCTTAGCTCTCTGGAATCTTTGCTGGAAGATTCCAAGGTATACCGGAAAATTTCCCCTATCGGAGAAGTCAACGGATCCAGCTCGGGTTTCGTGTCACCGGGAAGCTGCACTCCTTCAATTCTTTCCTTAATTCTCTGACGAGACCAATAATCTTCGACTCCTTCCTGAAACACCAAGGTAATAATGGACAGTCCGAAGGTACTTTTGCTTCTAATGATGGACAAGCCGGGTATTCCGTTGAGGGCTCGCTCAAGGGGAATGGTGATCTGTTCTTCTATCTCTTCCGCCGCTCTTCCGGGAAATTGCGTTATCACTTGGGAGGTGACGTCGGCTATATCGGGATAGGCTTCGATCGATAATTGCGTCCAGGAATAATATCCAAATACGCATAAAAGTATGAATAGTACGAATATCAAAACTCGTCTTTCTATCGACTTTAAAATATATTTATGGATCATTTTACTCTAATTTTGTGATTCATATGCGAGGAGAAGATCGGAAGCATATCTATTTTACTTTCAATAAATAGAAACTTCCGTCCGTAATAATGTGATCGCCGACGATCAGACCGTCTATTATCACTACGTCTTCGGCTAAGGATTCGGTGTCGTCAGTTCTGACCTCCCGCTTTTCATAGCTTTTCTCGGACTTTTTGACAAACACGAATTTTTTATCGCCTTCCTGTATCAATGCTTTAGAAGGAATTAATATGCTTTTCTTCGGTTTTGATTGGAAGATAACGGTGGCAAACATCCCCGGCTTTAGCTTTCTTTCCGGATTCCGGAATTCCACACGGACTTTCACCGTTCTGCTTTCCGAGTCCAAAATATCGTCCATGAACAGGACCTTTCCGTTGAAATTCTCTTCCGGGTAAGCGGAAACTCTCGCAGAGCAGGGATCTCCTGCGTTCACGAACCTGATGTCTTTTTCCTGAACGTTTGCCGTTATCCAGACGCTGGAAAGATCGGCTATCGTGATTAACGTTTCGTTAGCGTCGTTATGAAATTCACCCGGTGCGATATTCATGGATACGATTCTTCCTTTTATGGGAGAATATACTTTTAAGGGTTCTCCCAAGGCGGTATTTTCGGGATCTATTTTATACATTTTTAATCGTATTGAGGATTGGTTTAATTGGCTCTTGATCACGTCATAATTGGTTTTTGCCTGTTGCACTTCCTTTTGCATTCCGACTCCGTGCGCTAGTAGATCGCTTTGCCTAGTCAAGTCGATTTCCGCCTGTAGTAGCTGAGCTTTGGCGCTTAAATAATCCTTTTGCGCTTGAGCCAATTCCGGCGTGTCGATGCTGAATAGAATCTTACCCGGCGAGACGGGCTCCCCTAGCTTTACATAAAGTTTAACAATTCTTCCGACCAAAGGAGGAGTTACTTTGACCATCTTTGTGGAATTTGCCTCCACTGAGGCCGGTGCCTGGATCTCCTTTACGAAATCCTTTAGATGAACTTCTCCAGTGCGGATTTTACCTCGAAGCGGTGAATTTTCGGGAATGATGAAATAATCACCCTCAATTTTAAAGTCTTCGATCGGCTCGAAATCGATGTTCTTTTTTTTGCAGTTTAGAGAGTTAAATAAAAACGAAAGTAGTATCAAAGTTAACAGTTTTCTCATATACTAATCTCCCATATACCGGCCGCTCTCTGCAATTCGACTACTTTAGTAACGTAATTTCTAAGATCATGGTAATAAGCGAAGTAAACGCTATTTAAGGTTCGTTGGGCCGCTAATACGTCCGTCAGGGTGGTGTTTCCTCGTCTGTAGTTATACATTCTTCCCTGAAAAACCTTCTCGGCGTCGGCCAAGATACTGCTTTTATAGATTTTCAACTGTTCCTTAGCTAGTTGGTATTGTAAGTAAGCCGTTTTTACCTGCACTTCAACTTTCAATTTGGCGGCTTCAAGATCGACCTCGGACTTACTTATCCTATATTTGGCCATTTCCAAATCTCCAGTGTACATGTTCGAAAGAGGCATAGTAACTCCGAAAAAGTATGTCAAGGCATAGTAGGAGGGACTCGGTCCGGTCGCATTAGTGGACCTTGTATAAAAATTGTTGGCCACTTCGAAATTGAAATTCGGGACCCGGTTCGCTTCGGTTAGTCTTAAATTATATTTGGAGGAAACTTTGTCGTATCTTGCCGCGATCATATCCGGTCTGTTTTCGAGAGCGAAACTGATCAACTTTTCAAGATCATACTCCTTTGGCTGAATATTCAGATCTCCTTGAGGATAGAATAATCTGCTTCTATCCTTCTTGCACATAAAGAGAATCATATTCAAAGCGGCCGCTCTCAAATCCGATTCGGAGGAGATCAGATCGTTCTTCATTAGATTCGCTTCGACTTGGGATTGCGTCACATCGAGTTCGGTGATGTCGCCGAATTTCAGTTTTATGGCATTCGATTCGGCCAATTGAAAAAGGGATTTATATGACTCCTCTTTTCTTTTTGTAAGCAGCATGATCGCGAGTGTATTTACGTATGTAATCGTCGCGTCCGCCCTAAGTTGGAGGAGAAAGTCCGCAAATTGAGCCCGAGATTGATCTGCGACGGCCGTTTGATAATCGATGCGAGCGCCTCTTTTTCCTCCTAATTCGATTGTCCCTTGAAAACCGGCGTACCATTGCTGAGGTAAATGCTTAGAGGATATATCCGCGGATTGATTTCCCAATACGAAATTAGGATTGGGAAATTTACGAGCGACGTCTATTTCGGATTTCGTTATATCGACGTTGTATTTTCTAGACGCTAGTTCGTAATTATTATCCAGTACTTCATTGAGATAGGTTTGAAAATCGATTTCTCTAACCGGAGCTTCTTTCATTAAATCCGATTGAGAAAATGCGCTCGTTATCGGAAAAAGTGCCAGTAAGTAAAGGATTCGATATTTCATATCACTGCTCGCTCAAAATTGTATCGGATAAAAAGCCGAGATTGTGACGTTGGTAAGGCTCGCGTGAAATTGATTCTGAATATGCGCCGAGATTACCGTATAAGATAATTTTGATTTAATTCCGTATATCGTCGGAAATTCCAAAAAAGCGTTAAGGGCAAGCGCATCCCGATTCGAAATATGCTCTTTTGTTTTAGGTTTATAACTTAGGAATGCAGCCGAATAAGGATCCACTCCTAAATTAAAGACCAATTGATTGAAAGTTAGTAGATCTAACTTTCTACTCGTATATCCGTCAGCTAGGACGATAGCTGCAAATGTCTGCTGGTTATAACCGGTGGAATTGTTAAGCGAATTCATAAGCATTAAAGGGTCCTTTAAGCCGGCCGAATAATTATAGAGTCCCAAGTTTTGTACATATTCTTGAGTATTAAAATTTCCGGAAGAATCCACGCTGCTTAAAGCCAGGAAAGGTTGGTTTCTATTTTTGATATACAGATCTCCGTTCGCCTCTAAATATCCGATTCCTCCACCGACACCTAATCGAAAACCGTCCGAATTGGATTTTCCGAGATAGATTACCGGTAAGAGCAAGGAATAGAATCCTTTTATATCCGTGCCAAGATCCTCCCGCTTCGTTCTATTCTGTAGTCGAGTGTTTATAAAATTCACCAATCCAAAGTTATTGAAGGTGATATTATCCGGAAGAGAATCCACTTCCTGATTATCCATTTCGAAGGTCGAGGTGCTATTCAAGAATTGGAATCCAAACCAATCCGAAATTTTAAAATCTCTAGATTTAATTTCAAGAAACAGGTTTGGCTTCACATAATGCGATTGCGTCATCAATCCGACGTAATCTCCTCTGCGAATCGCCGCTTCCGTGTGTGAAATGCTAATCCCCGGATTTAAAGAAAAATATTTGGTCCCGTACTTCTCCTT
The sequence above is a segment of the Leptospira fainei serovar Hurstbridge str. BUT 6 genome. Coding sequences within it:
- a CDS encoding trifunctional serine/threonine-protein kinase/ATP-binding protein/SpoIIE family protein phosphatase; this encodes MLDDFDIIETIQENSSTNVYRAVSKTDRSLSFIIKVLAAEYPDTRDIARIRHEYELSKELTIEGVVKPLELRRHGNGYALILINLNGISLQNIIRKGKSSSLSFLEIAIPLSKILGEIHLQGVIHKDIKPANIIVNDDRSVYITDFGLSTRLSREKARYSATATMEGTLAYIAPEQTGRMNRSTDNRSDLYSLGITFYEMLTGAPPFKSDDAIDLIHSHIAKVPPSPHELDSSVEHQLSNIVMKLISKAAEDRYQSALGLAADLERCLRNLNQGGEISEFPLGLEDSSGSLQIPQKLYGRSEEIEILLGAFERVSQGASELLLVRGYSGVGKSALVHEVHKPITEKKGLFISGKFDQFQRDIPYYAIRFALKDLCEYLATESEDVLENWKTIILNALQPNASVLIDIVPELELIIGKQPAVPELGAQESINRLNQVFQSFIRAISNREHPLVIFVDDLQWADSGSLNLIKILLTGAEEKYFLLIGAFRENEVDGTHAFSLTIDEIRKSGSSVRSIALNPLKSEHVRDLTMESLASTDRELLTPLSDLIYSKTGGNAFFVNEFLKNLYEDNLIYFDFAKRKWIWDIRSIESKNVTSNVVDLMSQKIGRLPEETRRILQLGSCVGSQFSLKIISIVYEKNEQDTLIDLWKSVEEGLILPLDNNYKLLQRTSPENKADPDRQKFEIDIMLDTNFQFLHDKVQEAAYSGIGEEHKKKVHLTIGRLLLDRTESSQLPERIFSIVNQFNLGSGLLVEDSEKNKLTELNLFAGKKAKHSSAYNSAINFFKQGISLLNETHWKNQYEISFELYSEKAACEYSAALLEDCERDVKIVLENAIGQDHKTAIYQIYLNLLYQLNRHREGIEIGIEALKYLGITIPKNVKKAHIALLYARFRIRLGAKKARDLVELPEITDKRVFNVCAIIYDLVPSSYQVFPDLMGYISLLMALHCLKYGNSIYSGFAYAMTAVIMSGVTKELEGAFKFAELAETLSEKYYDIGVKAKVHFAIGNFNIHWVLPMREHKWYVDTALKTALEAGTINWADYSMTFSRIQSIFFTDKNLESILEENEKIYEMYLKHKDREVILNHYFILNFLNNLTINDNNSADPYSFNEEDYEREMLTPGNFTIRTYYHTLKMIQSFMHENWEAALSHGWKGFRIVLEVLGNMLDFQLRYYFVLSCLSYQISTKKSLSLKFRLAYKLNRFLLRYYSKKNPVNFLAHDLLVSALEAQLEGRQNQAGAYFEKAVKESHLAGFSINEALVNEYTAKFYIANDIEKAATAYMTEAVYLYSSWGATAKVKQLEENYGHYIRKSNSAKKMDSISLRETHSSTDNNRSNTLDLTTILKASQAVSGEIRLDKLLSELMQNLIQNTGAEKGLLVLEENRNWVIRAEGSANGTIDVLSSELLLQSKKIPRTIINYVLRSKQPIVLSRAWLDIQFQNDPYIIEVKPQSILCAPIMNQGRLSGAVYLENRLTADAFTPDRLQVVNILSSQAAISLENSLLYENLEQKVRERTEELSRLLLEIQELKHQQDADYFLTSLLLEPLGENKTGGENVKIDFFLRQKKHFTYKNKEYSIGGDLCGAHNIFLKNRKYTVFMNADAMGKSIQGAAGALITGSVFESIIQRTKLSEYWQNFLPEQWIRNSFTELQKVFENLEGTMLISILIGAVDELTGTVYTINSDYPAPILFRKGKAQHLPPSNFFLKLGVNPFIINENNKSKAQKIAHYLSVDIFTLRDGDILITGSDGKDDINLHSGEDGFLEKNQDENMILRLIEESNGDLEKLYESIREKGELTDDLSLMRLAFRKFGKSKTVITRNIIQTLDIFRQKQIANDWEGAIVELKKSYKLGYKHPSLLRTMARLYYKLKKFRAASLFAHRYFLLEPADNSNLFLLSLSLFQIGRISRALETAECLVLRKREHAGYLVHYANILATTGDKTAESILQRAELSDPNLPSISKLRKKINEKVNLARHTRNDFRFPMIAGSR
- a CDS encoding efflux RND transporter permease subunit; amino-acid sequence: MIHKYILKSIERRVLIFVLFILLCVFGYYSWTQLSIEAYPDIADVTSQVITQFPGRAAEEIEEQITIPLERALNGIPGLSIIRSKSTFGLSIITLVFQEGVEDYWSRQRIKERIEGVQLPGDTKPELDPLTSPIGEIFRYTLESSSKDSRELRELQRWVVIPKLKQVIGVADVSNFGGITTQFQLEIDPNKLNQFNISLAQVIDTIQKNNTNSGGSILRMGDLAYVVRGIGLIRSLEDLGRIVVDTRKGIPIFLKDLGDLKLGELGRKGILGRDFKTDEVSGIVLLLRYQNPSAVLKGVHSKVDELNNGLLPSGVKVVPYMDRIDLVNTTLRTVSKTLLEGIGLVIVVLILFLGNVRGALLVALTIPISLLIAFILMNFTNIPANLLSLGAIDFGIIVDGSIVMMESILKLKEEKETDTLQIPDVAKVAAAVASPIFFATLIIITAYLPLFAFERIERKLFTPMAYTVGYALAGALFIALTLIPAISYIAYRKPQRLYHNKWLEKITLLYQKRITILIEHPVRILQFAGGALLLCFALFVVIGKDFLPELDEGSIWLQVQLPPGISLAKGSEMADELRKETLKFEEVSHVITQTGRNDDGTDSWTPSHIECSIGLKPYDTWKSGRTKRELVGVLRNHYLKMPGYTISFSQPMIDNVNDKISGAHSELVIKVFGDDFKETRELTKKIADVLKSTPGSSDVGIDQEPPLPQIQVKIDRGTAARYSLNVSDISDLIEAAIGGQAISNLFLGEKKYDITVRYGEAFRNTPEAISNLMLTSPNGAKIPVSQVANVKLTTGESTITRESNQRHLTVKVNLHGRDLSSFVSEAKDNISRKIKFDSKKYRIVWGGQLENQERANRRLSIILPLILSVMFTLLYVAFGNLRHAFLLLCIVPAALLGGLIALIARGMTLNVSSSVGFIALFGVAIQNGVIMVSHLNGLIENKVPLKLAVISGATDRLRPILMTATVAALGLFPASIATGIGSDVQRPLATVIVYGLITGTGITLFALPVLYYILETKFTHRKTNKK
- a CDS encoding efflux RND transporter periplasmic adaptor subunit; this encodes MRKLLTLILLSFLFNSLNCKKKNIDFEPIEDFKIEGDYFIIPENSPLRGKIRTGEVHLKDFVKEIQAPASVEANSTKMVKVTPPLVGRIVKLYVKLGEPVSPGKILFSIDTPELAQAQKDYLSAKAQLLQAEIDLTRQSDLLAHGVGMQKEVQQAKTNYDVIKSQLNQSSIRLKMYKIDPENTALGEPLKVYSPIKGRIVSMNIAPGEFHNDANETLITIADLSSVWITANVQEKDIRFVNAGDPCSARVSAYPEENFNGKVLFMDDILDSESRTVKVRVEFRNPERKLKPGMFATVIFQSKPKKSILIPSKALIQEGDKKFVFVKKSEKSYEKREVRTDDTESLAEDVVIIDGLIVGDHIITDGSFYLLKVK
- a CDS encoding TolC family protein, whose product is MKYRILYLLALFPITSAFSQSDLMKEAPVREIDFQTYLNEVLDNNYELASRKYNVDITKSEIDVARKFPNPNFVLGNQSADISSKHLPQQWYAGFQGTIELGGKRGARIDYQTAVADQSRAQFADFLLQLRADATITYVNTLAIMLLTKRKEESYKSLFQLAESNAIKLKFGDITELDVTQSQVEANLMKNDLISSESDLRAAALNMILFMCKKDRSRLFYPQGDLNIQPKEYDLEKLISFALENRPDMIAARYDKVSSKYNLRLTEANRVPNFNFEVANNFYTRSTNATGPSPSYYALTYFFGVTMPLSNMYTGDLEMAKYRISKSEVDLEAAKLKVEVQVKTAYLQYQLAKEQLKIYKSSILADAEKVFQGRMYNYRRGNTTLTDVLAAQRTLNSVYFAYYHDLRNYVTKVVELQRAAGIWEISI